A DNA window from Sporosarcina sp. ANT_H38 contains the following coding sequences:
- a CDS encoding iron chaperone, with product MGVFTEYLAQIDDPQYRNRTEEILAWVAREFPNLEPKIAWNQPMFTDHGTYIIGFSIAKKHLAVAPESVGITHFSDEIVQAGYDHTKQLVRISWDRPVDFSLLEKMIAFNISDKADCSTFWRK from the coding sequence ATGGGCGTTTTTACAGAATATCTAGCGCAAATTGATGATCCACAATATCGAAACCGAACAGAAGAGATTTTAGCTTGGGTTGCTAGAGAGTTTCCAAATTTAGAGCCAAAAATCGCGTGGAACCAGCCTATGTTTACCGATCATGGCACGTATATTATCGGCTTTAGCATCGCTAAAAAACATTTGGCTGTTGCCCCTGAAAGTGTAGGGATTACTCATTTTAGTGATGAAATTGTGCAGGCTGGCTATGATCACACTAAGCAGTTGGTGCGTATCTCATGGGATCGTCCGGTTGATTTCTCATTACTTGAAAAAATGATTGCGTTTAATATTTCAGATAAGGCAGACTGCTCAACTTTTTGGCGCAAATAA
- a CDS encoding DNA alkylation repair protein, with product MNLEMVMQELEALGKERTKKIYASNGAHEPLFGVATGAMKPIVKKIKINQPLAEELYATGNYDAMYFAGIIADPKAMSESDYDRWMDEAYFYMLSDYVVAVTLSESDIAQEVADKWIASDEELRMSAGWSCYCWLLGNRRDVEFSDRKISNMLDIVKNTIHDAPERTKSAMNNFLYTVGVSYLPLHEKAIETATAVGTVEIKRDKKKTSILNAYENIQKEVDKGKIGFKRKHVRC from the coding sequence ATGAATTTAGAAATGGTTATGCAGGAGCTTGAAGCCCTTGGCAAGGAACGAACTAAAAAAATATACGCATCTAATGGTGCACATGAGCCGCTTTTTGGCGTGGCTACAGGTGCTATGAAACCAATTGTTAAAAAAATAAAAATAAATCAGCCTTTAGCTGAAGAACTTTATGCTACAGGAAACTATGATGCAATGTACTTTGCAGGCATTATTGCAGACCCAAAAGCCATGTCGGAGTCGGATTATGATCGTTGGATGGATGAGGCGTATTTTTATATGCTATCTGATTATGTAGTGGCCGTAACTTTATCAGAGTCAGATATTGCACAAGAAGTTGCTGATAAATGGATCGCAAGCGATGAAGAGCTAAGAATGTCAGCGGGCTGGAGTTGCTATTGTTGGCTTTTAGGGAATCGACGAGACGTTGAATTTTCGGATCGCAAGATTTCCAATATGCTTGACATCGTGAAAAATACGATTCACGATGCGCCAGAACGAACGAAATCCGCTATGAATAATTTTCTATACACCGTGGGGGTTTCCTATCTGCCGCTTCATGAAAAAGCGATTGAGACCGCAACGGCAGTAGGTACTGTTGAAATCAAACGGGACAAGAAAAAAACCAGTATCCTAAACGCTTACGAAAACATTCAAAAAGAAGTCGATAAAGGAAAGATTGGTTTTAAACGCAAGCATGTAAGATGTTGA